The genomic region caaactttacacttggcacaatgcagtcaggcaagtactgttctcctggcaaccgccaATAACATCCCCACTGTATTAGAGTCTAGTGGTGGTGTGCTTTATACCACTGCATCCAACACTTTGCATTGTACTTGGTGATGtatggcttggatgcagctactCGGCCATGGAcatccattccatgaagttctctatgcaTTATGTTCTTGAGTTTATCTGAAGgtcacatgaagtttggaggtctgtagctattgactctgcagacagctgCTGACTTTTGCACTCTGTGCGTCTCAGCATGcattgtccccgctctgtgatttttacATGGCCTATCACTTTGTGGCTGttactgttgttcccaattgcttcaactttgaccgtggaatatttattagcgaggaaatttcacaaatggacttattgcacaggtggcatcctatcacggtaccacgATTGAATtctctgagctcctgagagcgacccattctttTGCAAATATTTGtgaaggtgcttgattttatacacctgtcaCTATGGAagcgattggaacacctgaattcaattatttggaaaaaaaaaatacttttggcaatttaCTGTTTGTTCTTTCCTTAATAGAAATTGGGCAGTTTCAGAAGATCGTAGGTGGACTGATTGACCATGTGGACATGCTGGCaaaagaggcagagagagagaagatgAAGGTAAGATAGGCTAATGTACACGTGCACAGGATGAAACCGTCTCATGGAGCGCGTGCTGTCTGTTGCCGTCTCCCCGTACCAGTCTGTGAAGAGGACGCTCTCCTTTCTCAGGCCATAGGAGCGAGAAACCTGCTTAGGTCTGTGGCCAAGCAGAGGGAGGCGCAGCAGCAGCAGTTGGAAGCCCTCCTCGCCGAGAAGAGGATGCAGCTGGAGAGGTGATCAGCAGATGCTCCCGATCCCACCGCATGGCAGCAAAGCCCCTCCACGCTCCTCATGCCTGTTTCTAATGTGAAAATCTCATCTCTGGCAGGTACAGGATTGAATATGAAGCACTGTCTAAAGTGGAAGCCGAACAGAATGAATTCATCGACCAGTTCATCCTTCAGAAATAAGGCTGTGAAGTGAGAATAGAGCTGCTGTCTTGCATAACCCTAAACCTTTCTTTTGTTCCATATCCAAGGTGCTTCTTGTTTCTTGATGACAAGCAGAAAAGGAAATGGCATCTTAATGTTACAATTAGACTGTCTTTTCAGTTTGTATCAAGAATGAACAGTGTATCCAGTACAGCAAATTTCATCTTATGAAAATATTTCTCAAAAGCTGGTGTATTTTGCAAACTGGAATCCAAAGTTATGCCTGTCTTTTATACAGACAAACATTTGGAATATTTAATTACCAAGTCACTTGTGCTTTTTAACCAAATGCTTATACTGTACACctaatttttattacattttgtaCAAATGAAAATAGTTAGTGtaaatagcatttattgaactGTGGATATTTGCTTCTTGTACTGTTCTACAAATAATTTTGCAAACATTTCCAGGAGTATGTATCTGGACTTTATACCAAATACGTAAAGGATAAAAACTGATTTGTCTAATTTTAATTACAACTTTATTATTGTATATTAGAGATACATTTTGAACAAATGTTGAAATTATTTATtacaataaaaccaataaaaacCCAAACTCTGAATTCAGTATTTATTTTAGGTAAATCTGGAGTCCAAATATTCCATAAATGATTTTTCCCTGTATTTTTCCCAGCCTATTTCCACCTTGCAATCAGTGTTTACGAATTTCTGTCTAGACAGACAGCCTGAAGTAATTTTAGAAGGACTACGATCAGATCCTTCAGCTGCCAAATGCAAGGTGGtgacaaaaataatacaattacAGTTGTATGGGTATAATTAACTTCCATGGTACATAACACTTAATGAAGGTTTGGGCTGACACCTATCTGTGCTTCTTCCCTGACGCTGAAGCTTTTCCAGTGCGAGCATTGTTATACAATGGGTTATACAACATTGTGAGTAGCAGCATAAGAGGAATTATCAGATATGGGGAATATATAGCCATCAGTGTGAGGCGTTCTCTTGAGGTTTTTGGCCCAGGGTGAGGAGAATTTGGGAACTGGTTAAACAGAATGTATGCCAAGATGGGGATTAAGGTCGTGGCCACGTGGGTGGAATAGATGATAGCTGGAGTTCTGATCCACCTACAGCTACCTTGAAGAGACAAAAGAACTGAGAATTCACCAGTGACCCACACATCTAAgatgatatttttatattaaataagACCAGTACCAAGATATTAAGAATGAACTATTCGGATTCCGTACTGGTCACCACTAGAGGTCAATATAGTACTGCTACTGATTTCGATCAAAGACCACAATTATGCACTTTGAACGCTATCGGTTACTAACCTTTCAGAAATGCGTACGCTGCAATGGGAAAGAACGGCATTTGTAAAAGTGCCTCGCAGAAAATGAAGGATTTGAACCAGACAGGAGGATCCAGCATCATGGGGTCTTTAAACTCGGCAGCGTACCATTTTAAAAGATCTGTAAGCTACAAGAAACATACATGGTAATTTCTAACTCCTGATTATGTCACTTGACTCTACTgctcaaataaaaatatatttcttcTTCAAATATCGTAATAACTACTATCGGGGCATCACACATTGATTGTGTCTGAAAACATCAAGGTAGAAGAAGAGATATTCCACTCTACACCtttacaaagcagcagccgATGAGATCTCTTTACTTACTGGCTGTGGATACACCTGAGCAGGAAGTAAAGCTTGGAGATCAATGAACAAAGTAATAGGGATGTGAGAGGCGAAATACAAGAAAAATATAGCCTCCAAAACACGCGTAAACATCGTAAATAACGGCAAAAAAAAACGCACTTGAAATGCTTTACTTTCAAAACAAAAATCGACGAACCTTTGAATGGCTCGTCTCCACAAAAACGGAAGTGATATGATGTGACGTATGCATTGTTTTAATTTGATTGGTTGTTTGTAGGAGCGTGACACGGGAGGCGTGTTAAAAGGGAGGGGCCATTTAGAGCTGTCGTGTCaatttgtcagatttaaggtaccccgcTTAATCGGAGCCTAATTTAGGTAGGGTTGGAATAAGACATTCTGGCAGGGGATCCTCCAGGAACAGAAATGAGAATCACTGCATTACTAGTTTAAAAGCACctttacaataataataaacaatcaTCCGTGTGACCCTGGCCAGGATACATGTAATGAAGGTggatatatgaatatatatgcTTTATTTATTGCCATGAGACATATGGATATGTGAGAGCAACATTGGAAGGTGACCAGCATGCAGGTATGGTTATGGGCCCTAAGACTTGACTTAACCTTTTAATCGCAAGTACAAGAGTACCAACCTACTGAGCCACAGACCACCCTTGGAGTGAACTGCAACTCTTTagcagaaataataataataataatagggtgGTAGGAGAAGGTCTTGCTTCGCTTCCACCCACAGACTGCAGAGTAATACTACCATCCACTAAGCAACCCAGCCTGAGCTTTGAACACAACTGAGGCAGAAATAAAAACAGACAATTCTGAGACAGAAATAAAAAGGTTTTATGACTGAGAGACAACAAAGGATTTTAATCTTGATCTTGATTCGATCTTGGCTTAGGGGCAACTTCCAAATCAGATTACAGTCCAGTGCAAGTTTACGTTTCCATCACTGAGGCATCTCAACATTCAAGATTTTTTAATTGTCGCATACATAGTCATACAAAGTACAACATGTAGCGAAATGCATCAACAAGGTCAGGAAGGCGTCTGGACCTGGCTGCGGCATTCTACTAATTTAGGGATTAATTGTCGACGCACCACAACAAAATGTGCATTTAATCCATATGTAACATAGCTGGggacagctaattcagcacccggggagcagtacTTGGGGGCGGTactttgctggtcggggattcaaacctgcgaTCTTTCAACCAccagtgcacttccctaaccattaagccaccactgcccactgtcATGTAATGTTCCATTACAGTGTCACTTATCTTGCCCTGAATTGGAGCTGCACCCAAGAGTCCAGATGGGGTCGCTCTGTCATCCTCGTCAAACTCCGTGTTAAACTATAGTGATGCCATGCGGGATCTCAGGCATAATTGCCAAGGCTCTTTCTGCTTGGAGAATCCCTGCAGGTCTGATGTTGACAAAGCCTCACAGTTTACACCACTAGGTAATGTTGTAGTACTTGAGTCCGGTCTCTCCTACTCCTCTTGAAATAATGATACATGTTAATAAGATAAAATAcaatcaataaaaaataaattaatctattatttgctgcattggctGCATACTGAttccccctcaccccccaagTCTCTGTCTTGACTCAGACTCTGTCCTTCAAGTTTGTGGTCTTGAATCAGACTTGATATATGTGTAATTGTCCCCATCACTACCGCTTGATGCTGTCATGGTTCTGCTGGGTCCAGCTGCTTTTCATAGTCCACATCCACATAGTCCTGACAGATAAATGACCACCACAGGTTAGCATCATGTGCCCCATCAATAACTCTAGAAAGATGCATTACtgtttatgtgtctgtgtgcttcaacAACACACCAGAGTGTGCTTTCCAGAGCAACTGTTAAAAGAAAACCGTAATAAAATTTTGTATTCACCTGGGTGGAAGATGGGGAGTTCTAGAGTGAGGAACCGAGACTACTTACAGAGTCATTTTCCAGGATATTGTCCAAGATCCTCACGATATCTGTGAATGAAGGTCTGTGGGAGTGTAGCTCTAGCCAGCAGTCCTTCATCATCTGCAGACTGAGCATGTAGAGACAGGAAGAAAGAAAAGACTTCACAGTAAACCATATTTCAGTAAACTGTGACGAGGACTTCACAGTAAAGCATGATGAGGACGGCACAGCAAAACATGATGAGGACTTCACAGTAAAGCATGATGAGGACGGCACAGCAAAACATGATGAGGACTTCACAGTAAAGCATGATGAGGACGGCACAGCAAAACATGATGAGGACTTCACAGTAAAGCATGATGAGGACGGCACAGCAAAACATGATGAGGACTTCACAGTAAAACATGATCAGGACTTCACAGAAAAGCGTGAAAAGGACTTTACAGTAAACCGAACCTCATCAAACCACAATaaagcatttaaaaacaaatactgCTGACTCCCTCAGCCCTGTTATGTTTGTCGATTGAAATACATTGAAACCTGACGCACTCACATCTCTGGCCTGCACCCCTCCGGATCCGTGTTCCTCTGCCCAGCACAAACATAATACACCACCTCCTCTGATGTCTCCAGACTGGGATATGGCAAGGTGCCTGCCACataaaaacctttttttgttctgtgttatATGCTAGGTGGATTACAGATGTCATCATTAGTGGTCTTTACTAAACTCACCAAAAGTGTGCATCTCCCACAGTAAGATGCCGAAGGCCCATACATCCCCCTTGAAGCTGTAGTAGTTGTTCTTGAAAAACTCCGGCGGGTACCAGCGCAGGGGAACTCTCTCCTAGTAAAGCACAAGAAAAGCTGGGGAGCTTGTAGCACCCAATGCCCATGCCCTAAGATGGCCTGCCACCCTGCTGGAGCCTCACCCTGGCGGTCTTCTTGCGGCTGCTCCGATGGCTTCTCATGCGAGTCAGGTCTCTGGCCAGCCCAAACTCAGCTAGTTTCACCTCCATGGGGAAATGGTGCACCAGGATGTTCCTCAGGGCCAGGTCACAGTGAACCACCTGGGCAGTCAGTCCAGCTTTGCTTTACAATATTGCTTTGGAACAGTCCTGTGCTACTCCGATTCAGAACATCATTGTTATGAGTGTTGTAGGTGCAAGAAATGCCTTTTACAATTAATAAAAGCAAATACGTCCTTCAAACTTCGCTATCTAGATGTTAACTGTATACAAAAGGGGAGAGCGCCTCAGAGCAGTGTATTTTTGGTGGTACAGTGGCATTGTGTACAATTCTAGAACTGAGGTATCTCCAAGAAGTATATTTTTGGAAGTGTAGTAGCATTGTGGGTTGTACCATTTTAGAGAGCAGGTATCCCCAAGCAGTGTATCTTTGGTGGTGTAATGGCATAGAAGATTGTACCATTTTAGAGTGTAGGTGTTCCATGGCCAGGGCAATGTGATAGGATGCAATCGTGAAGAGATGCTGTAGGTCCTTGTTGGTGTGAAGGGTTTCTTGATTCAACTGAAGAAAATTGCGAAGGGTCCCATAATTCACAAACTCCATGAGCAGCACATAGGGCTCTGTGATAAAGGATGGTTCAATTTGTGTTATGGAAAGGTGACAACACATTCAGTAACACCTAAGGAACAGGACCCCCCTCACCCTCGGTGATGTTCCAGTCCAGTAGCTGCAGCACATTCCTGTGGTGCACTAACTTCTTCATGATGGACACTTCCATCTGCACCCGCTTGGAGGGGATACCTGTAGGGCGAAAAAGAATTGAGCTAGCATCAGTGTGGTCATTGAGTGTAAACTAGGGGTGTAAAGATGCATTGAATCAATTTTTATGGTGGTGATTCAATGCATTGATCTGTAaaattgattatttttttgggggggtaaaATAAAGATACTCCTACTTCCAGCTCATGTGCTGCAGGAGGACACACTAAGTTGCAGTACCAGTATGTGAATTTTCAAAATTGTAATGTATttgaatgtattttatttatatacacttttaaaaataatctgttcttttttttctctagcATCGATGCAGAATCTTTCACATTAGCATTGTGATGCAtcgttaaaattattatttctcCCACCTCTAGCAGAAATGAAGACCCTGAGGCAGCTAACTAGCTAGTTATGTAAAACGTTATGTTAGCTTTAAAGATGCACAGCATATGGCTGACATATCGGTATTGGCCAATATTCATAAAAAATTAAGATGTTGGCTCAGTATTTAAAGTTAGCAGTACTAGAGATAAAGACACGACTACaaaaataatggagatgattgcGTTGGATGATGAGCTGTTATCTGTAGTGGGGGGGCAAGGGATTTAGTTGGCTCATTTACCACATAGAAGAGGTCTCAAACTACCAGCCCatgacatgtttatgattcgcAGATTGGCCTTTCATTTCCCACACCATAAAAAAACTACATAACATCATTCCACTAATCTGAGCtggcaacccccctccccccaccaggtAGTACTTC from Brienomyrus brachyistius isolate T26 chromosome 17, BBRACH_0.4, whole genome shotgun sequence harbors:
- the ift20 gene encoding intraflagellar transport protein 20 homolog, with protein sequence MATDPLAEAGLHFDDFNKLRVLEPEVGQRSTELKEECKDFLDKIGQFQKIVGGLIDHVDMLAKEAEREKMKAIGARNLLRSVAKQREAQQQQLEALLAEKRMQLERYRIEYEALSKVEAEQNEFIDQFILQK
- the tmem97 gene encoding sigma intracellular receptor 2: MFTRVLEAIFFLYFASHIPITLFIDLQALLPAQVYPQPLTDLLKWYAAEFKDPMMLDPPVWFKSFIFCEALLQMPFFPIAAYAFLKGSCRWIRTPAIIYSTHVATTLIPILAYILFNQFPNSPHPGPKTSRERLTLMAIYSPYLIIPLMLLLTMLYNPLYNNARTGKASASGKKHR
- the si:ch211-167j9.5 gene encoding fibroblast growth factor receptor homolog 1 isoform X2, whose translation is MGNSTKVEAGPPQATVNYILGGILTITVLAIILLVLLWIKKYRTLLRTIQDLRGLGAMINVSPPESPITAVPSLKQVEEPASESPLKRQRTKTSSRLLWKPPQQGPRFTKADLNLQQLIKAGKEGVYYKAKMNQGTCKGHSIFTCKITKEGIPSKRVQMEVSIMKKLVHHRNVLQLLDWNITEEPYVLLMEFVNYGTLRNFLQLNQETLHTNKDLQHLFTIASYHIALAMEHLHSKMVVHCDLALRNILVHHFPMEVKLAEFGLARDLTRMRSHRSSRKKTARERVPLRWYPPEFFKNNYYSFKGDVWAFGILLWEMHTFGTLPYPSLETSEEVVYYVCAGQRNTDPEGCRPEILQMMKDCWLELHSHRPSFTDIVRILDNILENDSDYVDVDYEKQLDPAEP
- the si:ch211-167j9.5 gene encoding fibroblast growth factor receptor homolog 1 isoform X1, producing MGNSTKVEAGPPQATVNYILGGILTITVLAIILLVLLWIKKYRTLLRTIQDLRGLGAMINVSPPESPITAVPSLKQVEEPASESPLKRQRTKTSSRLLWKPPQQGPRFTKADLNLQQLIKAGKEGVYYKAKMNQGTCKGHSIFTCKITKEGIPSKRVQMEVSIMKKLVHHRNVLQLLDWNITEEPYVLLMEFVNYGTLRNFLQLNQETLHTNKDLQHLFTIASYHIALAMEHLHSKMVVHCDLALRNILVHHFPMEVKLAEFGLARDLTRMRSHRSSRKKTARERVPLRWYPPEFFKNNYYSFKGDVWAFGILLWEMHTFGFYVAGTLPYPSLETSEEVVYYVCAGQRNTDPEGCRPEILQMMKDCWLELHSHRPSFTDIVRILDNILENDSDYVDVDYEKQLDPAEP